The genomic segment TATTCCTTGGAGTCTTTTTACAGAAATATGACGCTGGCCAGTCTCCCTATTCAGCTTTTAATGGTGGCCTTAAATGCGGTCATTTTTGTGTATATTTATGCCGCGACATTTAGGGGTGGTTTTTCCCAGATGAAAAAGGAAAAGGTGAAAGCCAATGAGGTTAATGTTCATTTTGATGAGGTGATTGGAATTGATGAAGCGAAAGAAGAAGCATGGGAAGTGGTTCAGCTGATCAAAGACAGAACAAAGTTAAAACAGATTGGAGGAAAGATTTTAAGAGGTCTTTTGATGATTGGTCCTCCAGGATGCGGAAAAACCTTACTGGCTAAAGCGATTGCGACTGAAGCAGGTTTACCTTTTCTATCTATATCTGGGAGTGAGTTTGTTGAAGTTTTTGTGGGTGTTGGAGCGAGCCGTGTTCGCAAACTTTTTCAGAAGGCGAAAAAATTAGCTTATGCGCATGGTGGATGTATTATTTTCATTGATGAAATGGACGCCATTGGGCGTAAAAGGCACTTTTTTGCCATGGGAGGCGGTCAGGAAACAGACAGTACGCTGAATCAGCTTTTGGTCGAACTCGATGGTTTATCTGGAGCGGGAAATATTGTGGTCTTGGGCGCAACCAATGCTGTGGAAGGCGTTATGGACGAAGCCCTTTTGAGACCTGGCCGTTTTGACCGGAAAATTTATATTTCTAAGCCGGGTCTTGCAGGAAGGGAAAAACTTTTCAAATTCTATTTGGATAAAGTGAAATATGACCCGACCATGGATGTTCCAAGATTGTCAAGGAGATCGGTAGGATTAAGTCCTGCAGAAGTAGAAAGCCTTATTAAGGAAGCGGCTCTGATTGCGACGCGTGATAAGCGGGAAGTTGTCACTTATAAAGATATGACGAGTGCAATGGAGAGGCTTTATTTGGGGGTCAAGATTAAACGTGATGTTCCTCCCATTGAGAAAATGGAAACGGCCTATCATGAAGCAGGTCATTTAATTGTTCTTTATATTTTGCATCCGACGGATGATGTTTTTAAAGCCTCCATTGCCAATCGTAAAGATACTTTGGGAGTGGTCTATCCCATGCCCAGGGAGGATCTTCGCTCTCACGATCGAAATAAGGTTTTAGCAGATATTAAGGTGAGTCTAGGGGGGTATGCTGCTGAGAAAATTAAGTTCGGTGCAACGACCACAGGGGTCAGTGGTGATTTTCGTAATGCGATGCATATTGCTCACCGAATGGTTTGGGAAATTGGAATGGGGAAAAAGGGATATGTTGGGGATTATACCGTTATTCCAGAATCTCAGCTTGCGGATCAGATGAAAATTGAATTGAACCAAGATGTTAAAAATATCATGGATGATTGCCTTAAAGAGGTTGAGGATCTTCTTAAGTCTGAAATGAATCTCTTGGATCGATTTGCAAATGAATTGATCCAAAAGGAAGAATTAGAATACGATGAGATTGAAGCGATTTTTAAGGAGTTTGGTAAGGATCAGGGACTTGCAGCCAAGGAGCAGCGATACGCACCCCAAAATCCGATTTAGCAGTTTATTGAATTCGATTGAAGGCGAGATGAGGTGATTGAGTTGTGTTGATGAGAGGGCAGAAAAAATTTTTTTTGTTCATCCTTCCTTTCTGGGTCTCTTTTTTTTGTATTCCTGGATGTGGAAAGCCCTCCTTTCCCCGTGAAGAGGTTATCAACTCTGTTAAGCAAATCTGTCACGATGAATACCACCTGGATGTTCAAACAAGAATTGTTGGAGAAAATCTAGGGACTTATGTTGTCCTTGAAAGCATCTTTGATCGACAGCAAGGTCTTACAAAAGAGGCTTCAGAGCATCTGGGTGATATTCTCTTAGGGGTTTCTCGTGTCAGCCTTTCTACGGATGCCCCAATCTGTTTCTATACAGTCATTGCTGCGGATAAGACTATTCCAGGGGTTGAGGCTGTTTTTGTTCGTTATGTCGATGACCTTAAAAGATACTATCTCGGAAATATTTCTAGAGAAGATTTTTTTCAAAGGATGATGATCGACGTTCGTTTTAATCCAGCCACTTTGGCTGAAAGAACGGTTCTCACTTTCTTTTCCAATCTTTCGAAGGGCAACAGCCGGGCCCTGCTTGCCAATTATCTTAAGAAGAGCTCCGACTCAACAGAATTTTCTCTCGCTTTTTTAAGAACGATTCTCGAAATAAAATTAAAAGAAAATATTCATTTTGAAATTCTTGAGATTAAAGTAAGACCTTTACCTTCTGAAAGGGCTCTGGTCTATTGTAAAGTTCGTGAAACCTATGAACCTGGGAAGGGATATGGGGTGGATGATTTT from the Chlamydiota bacterium genome contains:
- a CDS encoding AAA family ATPase, which encodes MRKLYRKFKIFFMNHWVAFLVTFLTILLIALSIWGLYSLESFYRNMTLASLPIQLLMVALNAVIFVYIYAATFRGGFSQMKKEKVKANEVNVHFDEVIGIDEAKEEAWEVVQLIKDRTKLKQIGGKILRGLLMIGPPGCGKTLLAKAIATEAGLPFLSISGSEFVEVFVGVGASRVRKLFQKAKKLAYAHGGCIIFIDEMDAIGRKRHFFAMGGGQETDSTLNQLLVELDGLSGAGNIVVLGATNAVEGVMDEALLRPGRFDRKIYISKPGLAGREKLFKFYLDKVKYDPTMDVPRLSRRSVGLSPAEVESLIKEAALIATRDKREVVTYKDMTSAMERLYLGVKIKRDVPPIEKMETAYHEAGHLIVLYILHPTDDVFKASIANRKDTLGVVYPMPREDLRSHDRNKVLADIKVSLGGYAAEKIKFGATTTGVSGDFRNAMHIAHRMVWEIGMGKKGYVGDYTVIPESQLADQMKIELNQDVKNIMDDCLKEVEDLLKSEMNLLDRFANELIQKEELEYDEIEAIFKEFGKDQGLAAKEQRYAPQNPI